The Arachis hypogaea cultivar Tifrunner chromosome 19, arahy.Tifrunner.gnm2.J5K5, whole genome shotgun sequence genome has a window encoding:
- the LOC112779298 gene encoding mitochondrial pyruvate carrier 1, which produces MASSFKAFLNSPVGPKTTHFWGPVANWGFVAAGLADMNKPPEMISGNMTAAMCVYSALFMRFAWMVQPRNYLLLACHASNETVQLYQLSRWAKGQGYLSDKKEEASPQ; this is translated from the exons ATGGCTTCCTCCTTCAAAGCATTTTTGAACAGTCCGGTTGGCCCTAAAACAACTCACTTTTGGGGACCTGTTGCAAATTGGGGATTTGTTGCTGCT GGGTTGGCTGACATGAATAAACCTCCAGAAATGATCTCTGGCAACATGACAGCAG CAATGTGTGTCTACTCTGCATTATTCATGAGATTCGCATGGATGGTACAGCCGCGTAACTATCTACTTCTTGCATGCCATGCATCAAATGAGACCGTACAACTCTATCAGCTCTCCCGTTGGGCAAAGGGACAGGG TTATCTCTCGGATAAGAAGGAAGAAGCTTCACCACAGTGA